CCTGTGCCATGACCCGCAACAGGGCCCCGACTTGGTCGCTGACCTGGTCGCTGGACATGGTCTCCTGCAAGGCACAGAGGATCGCCGTCAGCAGAAACTCCACGAAGACGGTCGAGCTGCCGGCGTTGTCAGCCTGGGCCAGGGACTGGAACAGGCTTCCGGGTCCGCGATGTACGGGACAACCTTCAGCACCGGCCGGCCATGGTCAGTGATCACAA
This sequence is a window from Thermodesulfobacteriota bacterium. Protein-coding genes within it:
- a CDS encoding type II toxin-antitoxin system Phd/YefM family antitoxin yields the protein MVTMLLGSQVKPWRCAVPQTVSKSQFKPRSLEYFRRIEETGEELVITDHGRPVLKVVPYIADPEACSSPWPRLTTPAARPSSWSFC